One segment of Chthonomonas sp. DNA contains the following:
- a CDS encoding prepilin-type N-terminal cleavage/methylation domain-containing protein: MKKAFTLIELLVVIAIIAILAAILFPVFAQAKVAAKKTQSLMNLKQSGTAVNIYLADSDDLFPLAFHPSDPAGGYNWNRFIPVPASQLPATDPAWKRDAAATFVFNSMQPYMKNTQILQCPSGQVINTSGTYGPATQPTGLVSPTYTYNGNLNGYASTAVAAISQQILFWHGHGRRSLYGYGYASPWLQCNDANSPCIYSPASAAGCSTANGGTSGYTTNTTLTGVDAFNGGIVMVATDSSARYLKLSLGTTAATARTDPRRDPWGKYGSRAMPCGRWFYGGGGGCHPYMFRPDWDFTTNDPAVYVDGSVASQAPYCQ, translated from the coding sequence ATGAAAAAGGCATTTACTCTTATTGAACTCCTTGTGGTCATTGCAATCATCGCGATTCTTGCCGCCATTCTGTTTCCCGTTTTCGCCCAGGCAAAGGTTGCGGCGAAGAAAACCCAGTCTCTCATGAATCTGAAGCAGAGCGGAACTGCGGTCAACATCTATTTGGCAGACTCGGACGACTTATTCCCACTCGCTTTCCACCCGAGCGATCCTGCGGGTGGCTACAACTGGAACCGATTCATTCCGGTTCCGGCGAGCCAACTTCCAGCGACCGACCCTGCGTGGAAGCGTGACGCCGCGGCTACCTTCGTATTCAACTCGATGCAGCCGTACATGAAGAATACGCAGATCCTTCAGTGTCCCTCAGGTCAGGTGATCAACACTTCGGGCACCTACGGACCCGCGACTCAGCCGACCGGCCTCGTTTCCCCGACGTACACTTATAACGGCAACTTGAACGGATATGCCAGCACAGCGGTCGCCGCTATTTCGCAGCAGATCTTGTTCTGGCACGGCCACGGTCGTCGCTCGCTGTACGGCTATGGCTACGCTTCGCCGTGGCTGCAGTGCAACGACGCGAACTCGCCCTGCATCTACTCACCTGCGAGCGCGGCCGGTTGTTCGACCGCGAACGGTGGCACCAGTGGCTACACCACGAACACCACTCTCACCGGCGTAGACGCGTTCAATGGGGGCATTGTCATGGTTGCGACGGACTCGAGTGCTCGCTATCTGAAGCTTTCTCTCGGAACGACCGCAGCTACGGCGCGTACGGATCCCCGACGCGATCCTTGGGGCAAGTACGGTTCACGCGCCATGCCTTGCGGCCGCTGGTTCTACGGTGGCGGCGGTGGCTGTCACCCGTACATGTTCCGACCTGACTGGGACTTCACGACTAATGACCCGGCGGTCTACGTGGACGGCTCTGTCGCATCACAGGCCCCCTATTGCCAATAA
- the galE gene encoding UDP-glucose 4-epimerase GalE, which yields MILVLGGAGYIGSHMAKALREAGEPHLIFDNFSSGHLAAVKGSKWLRGDLRNPEDLRKVLSLYDIDVVMHFAASISVGESVRMPAEYWQNNFVGVLNLLDAMRYAAVHKLVFSSTAAVFGEPQEIPIAEDHPHAPTSPYGDSKHAVELALRAYGEAYGMRSVALRYFNAAGADPDGVLGEDHRPESHLIPAAFLSAMGKTAPMQIFGTDYPTRDGTCVRDYVHIMDLAQAHLLAVHHLRAGGDSREYNLGNGEGFSVREVLETTERVTGMNVPRTDGPRRDGDPATLVASSARIREEWGWKPAYPDLETIVRHAWDWRKANPDGYTD from the coding sequence ACTTGATCTTTGATAACTTCTCCAGCGGTCATTTGGCGGCGGTGAAGGGCTCGAAGTGGCTGCGCGGTGACTTGCGAAATCCTGAGGACCTGCGCAAGGTCCTGTCGTTGTACGACATTGACGTCGTCATGCACTTTGCCGCGAGCATCTCGGTGGGTGAGAGCGTCCGCATGCCCGCCGAGTACTGGCAGAACAACTTCGTGGGGGTCCTCAACCTCTTGGATGCAATGCGTTATGCGGCAGTTCACAAGCTTGTCTTCAGCTCGACCGCCGCGGTTTTTGGGGAGCCCCAAGAGATCCCCATCGCGGAAGACCATCCGCACGCACCGACCTCGCCGTACGGCGACTCCAAGCATGCAGTGGAGCTCGCACTCCGAGCCTATGGCGAAGCGTACGGGATGCGGAGCGTCGCACTCCGGTACTTCAACGCGGCCGGTGCCGACCCAGACGGAGTGCTCGGTGAGGATCATCGCCCCGAGTCTCACCTTATCCCCGCTGCGTTTCTGAGCGCGATGGGCAAAACAGCCCCAATGCAGATCTTTGGGACCGACTATCCCACGCGGGATGGCACCTGCGTGCGCGACTACGTGCACATCATGGACTTGGCGCAGGCACACCTGCTCGCGGTACACCACTTGCGCGCAGGGGGAGACTCGCGCGAGTACAACCTCGGCAACGGCGAAGGGTTCAGCGTGCGCGAAGTGCTTGAAACCACTGAGAGAGTGACCGGGATGAATGTGCCGCGCACTGATGGGCCGAGGCGCGACGGGGACCCGGCTACGCTCGTCGCGAGCTCTGCCCGGATCCGGGAAGAGTGGGGCTGGAAGCCCGCCTACCCGGATCTTGAAACCATCGTGCGTCACGCCTGGGATTGGCGCAAAGCGAATCCGGACGGCTACACCGACTAA
- the era gene encoding GTPase Era, translated as MNHRCGAIAVIGKPNVGKSTLVNQLVGQKVSIVSNKRQTTRSRILGILSEPDFQLALLDTPGMHEPHTHLGRIMNDAAKGALAEVDMILFVADCSKPPQDEDRAIAELVEAVWKYPHAQEHPGFNGIILCLNKMDLLRAEFVKENVEAYCELFGTAEYMLTCLTKKQNAEKLLEMIVARLPQGDSQWPEDEFTDQPMRRLAAELIREKALRLTKQEVPHAIATVVEMWEPEPERDRVRITASIVVEKDGQKAIMIGKQGAMLKQIGTESRIEIEDILGQRVYLELVVKIRPEWRQNPRMLHDLEIT; from the coding sequence GTGAACCACCGCTGCGGAGCCATTGCGGTCATCGGCAAGCCCAACGTCGGGAAATCGACTCTGGTGAACCAACTCGTCGGCCAGAAAGTGTCGATTGTCAGCAACAAGCGCCAGACCACCCGTTCACGAATTTTGGGCATTCTGTCCGAACCCGATTTCCAACTCGCACTGCTGGATACGCCGGGCATGCATGAGCCTCACACCCATCTCGGGCGGATCATGAACGACGCCGCCAAAGGTGCGTTGGCCGAGGTCGACATGATCTTGTTCGTGGCCGACTGCAGCAAGCCACCGCAGGACGAAGACCGCGCCATCGCCGAGCTTGTAGAAGCCGTCTGGAAGTATCCGCATGCCCAAGAACACCCAGGCTTCAACGGCATCATCCTGTGTCTCAACAAAATGGACCTTCTACGCGCTGAGTTCGTCAAGGAGAATGTCGAGGCGTACTGCGAGCTCTTCGGCACCGCAGAGTACATGCTCACGTGCTTAACCAAGAAGCAGAACGCCGAGAAGCTGCTGGAAATGATCGTTGCCCGGCTTCCGCAGGGTGACAGCCAGTGGCCCGAGGACGAGTTCACCGATCAACCGATGCGGCGGCTCGCCGCCGAGCTCATCCGCGAGAAGGCGTTGCGACTCACAAAACAGGAAGTTCCCCACGCGATCGCGACGGTCGTGGAGATGTGGGAGCCAGAACCGGAGCGGGATCGTGTGCGGATCACGGCTAGCATCGTCGTCGAGAAGGACGGACAGAAGGCGATCATGATCGGAAAGCAGGGGGCGATGCTCAAGCAGATAGGCACCGAATCCCGGATCGAAATCGAGGACATCTTAGGTCAGCGGGTGTACCTAGAACTCGTCGTCAAAATTCGACCAGAGTGGCGTCAGAACCCGCGCATGCTACACGATCTCGAGATTACGTGA
- the gcvH gene encoding glycine cleavage system protein GcvH: protein MKVPTDLKYTNSHEWVRLEGDVATIGITDHAQGELGDVVFVDLPQVGRALQTEESFGTVESVKTVSDLYAPVAGEVVETNGALGGQSELVNTDPYGGGWLVKIRVADAAAVEALMSPEQYSAELS from the coding sequence TTGAAAGTGCCTACTGATTTGAAATACACGAACAGCCACGAATGGGTGCGACTTGAGGGCGATGTTGCCACGATCGGGATCACCGATCACGCTCAAGGGGAGCTAGGAGACGTCGTCTTTGTGGACCTACCGCAAGTCGGTCGGGCGCTGCAGACCGAAGAGAGCTTCGGCACTGTGGAGAGCGTGAAGACTGTGAGCGATCTGTACGCCCCTGTTGCTGGGGAAGTTGTGGAGACCAACGGCGCACTCGGGGGCCAGAGTGAGCTTGTGAACACCGATCCATACGGTGGCGGGTGGCTGGTCAAGATTCGGGTTGCCGACGCGGCAGCGGTTGAGGCACTCATGTCGCCTGAGCAGTACAGCGCCGAACTCAGTTAA